The Pan troglodytes isolate AG18354 chromosome 19, NHGRI_mPanTro3-v2.0_pri, whole genome shotgun sequence region AGCCGCGGCCCCGACCTGACCCCGGCCCTCGCTGCCCCGCGCCGCGCCCGGGCGTCCAGGCCTAGGCTGCGCAGCCCCTGGACAGCGCCCGAGGTCcccgcccgccccgcccctcGGCCCCCGACCTGGCCCCGCGAGGACCGGACCCCAGACCCCGGCGCCGCGAGCCCCGCCAGCGGGTCTCGGCTCCGCCCAGCCGGGGGCCGGCCCTGAAACGAGGACTCGAGCCTGTGCGCCCCGGGCGAGAGCGGCTCGCAGACTCGCCGGGACCCCACGGGCGGCCCTCACCCCACACCCCTCGGCGCCTCTCCCGGTTCCGGAGCCGGACGCAGCCCCTCCCCCCGCGGCTCTCACCAGGCCCGGCCTGGGCCGCGGGGCGGGATCGGTCTCCGGGGGCGCACGGGTACGAGGAGGGCGCGGGCGCGAGCTGCTGCCGCTGCCAGTGGTCCCCGAgccaccgccgccgccaccgccttATCGCTGCACCGCCCCCGCCGgcccccgccccgcgcccgcccATTGGCTCCGCCGCGCCCGGAGCCGCCTCCGGGGCCCCGGCGCCGCCGCCGACCCCCCTCCGCGCTTTGTCTTCCCCTCGCCGCCGTCCCCGCCTTTGTCTGTCCCCCGCCCCGGCTCCGCAGCGCCCCGCGGGCCTCGCGCTCGCAGGCCTCGGGTACCGGCCGCGCCGTCTGCCCATCCCGACGGCGGCCCGGCGTGGGGAAGCAACGGTGGCAGGGACAGGATGGAAGGGCCGCGCTCCGCATCCTACTGGGAGGGGACGGGTTCAGGCTGCGGCGGCTGCGGCGGCTGCGGTCGCGGGACACTGGGCGCTCCCGGCCTGGCTCCGGGATAACCGGGCGGGGCCTGGGCCATTCACTGCCTCGGTTTCCCCCGGGTGGCCTCGCGCGTAGGCGCCGGCGCCCCCATCCCCGCCCAGAGCTGTGGGGCCTCAGAGACCCAGCCGGGGCGACCCCGGAGCCTGGCCCAGGGTCCCTCGGGCGGCCGAGTCCTCCCGCCGCCAGGGGCCGCCCCGCCCCTTTGCGGCCCACGAGGCTGGCGGCGGCGTCTGGGCACGCCGTCTCCAGGCCCGGCCGCGAGGCTGCGGGGAGGAGCCTGCACGAGGGCCCCGCGGCCCCACCAGCCCTCGGCGCCTCTGCAACCCTGCGACGGGCTGGGGAGGCCGGTATGCGTGGTTCCCGGAGCACCCGTCCCCCGAGGCTCCACGTACTCAAGCGTTTCTGGGGCGGAATTCTGTGGGCAGCAACGGGGGCCCCCTCTCCAACAAGCGCACCTCATTTCTCACGTGGGAGCCGCGGCCCAGAGAGCTTGGGCCGCAGAGCTGCTCCCTCCCTGCAGCCGCACAGCAGGCCGGAGGCACAGCAGGCGAGAGACGGCCACTCGCTTTGGAGCGGCGGCGAGGCCGGCGCCTTCCCGGGCACCAGGGACTGCGTGGCTTGGCTTGAAATCAGGCTAGAAGCAGCTCCGGGAAGCACAGCCCTGAGCCCAGCGCCTTCCCACACTGTGGCAGGAATAGCACTGGCGGCCCACGCGCTTGTCAGGGAACAGAACAGCTCCCGCCCGACGCCTGGCAGGggagcagggaggctgcagcTTCCCCAGCGCCcagctgtttcccaggctggcggACTCCACGGACCGGCTCCGCGTCTCCTCTCCAGCCTTCTGTTCTCTCTAGAGGAAGATCTGCGTTTTGTCTGCACTGTGGGCCGACTCTCTAGTGGGGAGCGTCAGACCCTCTAAAGTGGCTACCTCTCGGGAAAGCGTCCACACCTGTCATCACATTCTCCAAAGGGGCTGTTTGATGCAAGAAACGGGAAGCCCCGGGGGTACTAGGAGCAGGGCTCGCTGCCATTGGGCATGGTGAGGCCCCGGCACCCTGCCCAGGACGGGCCTGTGGGCTGAGCTGCAGATGGGCATTGAGGATGCCCCAACAGCAAGGTGCAGAAGGCATCCGGAAGCAAAGGAAACTGATGACCAgcgtcaaaaacaaacaaaaaaagggaacttGGCtcggcggtggctcacgcctgtagtcccagtactttgggaggcagagacaggtggatcacgaggtcagaagttcaagaccagcctggccaacatggtgaaatcccgtctctactaaaaatacaaaaattatccaggcgtggtggtgtgtgcctgtaatcctagctactcgggaggctgaggcagaagaatcgcttgaacccgggaggtggagcctacagagtcAAGATGAAGCCagtgcacgccagcctgggcgacagactctGTGTTTGtgtggcggggggaggggggggagGGCGGGGCGAGGCGAAGGGAACTTGAGGTTTAAAGCAGGGGGAGGAGGGCCGGAAATgctcccccgccccccccccccgcgCTGAGACTCACTCGCCCCAGGCCCCATCCTAGCCCAGGGTCAGTGTCATTCCCTTCACCTTAGCCTCTCACTGCCCAAAGAGGcttacttttcttctttaaactgcTGTTAAAATTTGGGAGGAAACGGAAAGCAAGGGCACCTGATGGTTCAGAGCAGCTTCAGGTTAGAGGGGCATTTGAGGTGCCCGAGCTGGGGGAGGGCCTTCCCCCTGAGGGACTGGGAGAAGGGTAAGCCATGTGCCCTGGAAGCACTGCAGGGAGCCTCAGATTTGCACCCCCTGGCTCACACTCGCTGGCGCCAGCCAGCATGGCAGGGATGAGCGGGGCTGGTTCTTAGGTTTCCTGCTCTTTGGGTGCTAGCACCCAGGGTAAGGAGACACCCATGTCAGGTTGCAAGACAAACCCTTCTACCTCCTTTCCTGCCAAAGGCCACCAGCATCCTCTGCCTCAATCTCAATCTTTGGACCTTTTTAGCTCCAAAGTGGTTTGATGACCACAGGCTAAAATTCATAGTCTTAAAATTTTAGATAGTTAAGAGACAGATCTGTTACAGGTTTTCAAATAAACTGGTCTATCTAGTGTAAGAGGTCACTGCTGAGCTTCAGTGAGCACCCATGGGCCTGCTCTTGGATGGTGGGACAGCTCTCACCTGGGGCAGCATGGCCATCCCTGCAAGCACACACACCAGGAAGCAGCCTGTAGCCCCTGAGCTGACGCAGACACAATGCCATTCTCCAGCAGCGtctctgaaaattttaatttgttctgACAACGAAACTAACTCAGCATAAGGACTTAAGCCCTCAAGCTAGGCAACACACTGATGGCCCTTGGAGAAAGCACCAGGGCAGCTGGCAGGAGGCGCTAAGATGGATTCTTGGTGGGAAAGGAATGAGGCACACACATAAACCGTGGGAAAGACTTAGGTGTCAGGGCCCAAGCTAGAAGAGGGATAAGGATGGACTGTTCCAGCCTTAGTCTGTgcttaaaaagacagaaatgccCTTCTCTGGAATTATGAGGGAGAGGTCTGAGGGAAGGGAGGCAGGCAGCTTACTACTTGCCCTTTCACTGACCTATAGCATCTGAGGCATCTGAGAGCAAAGTTAAATAGAATGAGGCTGGTCGCAAGCACTGGGAAGAGGTGGCGGTCCTCGGGTTTAAGGAGTCAAACCCTGGGCTTGGAATTCAGCTCCCAGGGCCAGAGCAGCATCTCTCTTCTGCGGAGGAGGTCACCTGAGCTCACAGGACTGGGAATGTCGGCTTTGGACCCTCCTGATCCCTGGTTGTTGAGATTCCCTTGTGTCTCAAAAGCCTTGGAGCAGTGAAGTGTCTCTCCAGGATTTTCTTTCCCAATCAGTCAGCAGTCAACTTTCCTGGAAGAATGTCCTTTCTACCCAATCTGCCCAGGAGGGCGGGAATGTGGCCGGCCCTCAGGAAGGGCCTCTGGGTGGCCTCTGCATCCCTGGCTGGAGAATGCGCACAGTTTGCAGAGGCTCAGAACTCCCAATCGTCCACCTCCAGCTCTTCCAGGTTTGTTACCAGGCCAAAGATTCCACTGTGGTCCTGAGAATGGCTGCCCTCAAAATTGGTGATGGGGGTGACAGGACGAAGCAATTCGGGCAAAGCCTCTGAGGCACGTCGCTTGATctgggggagaagagagaggtgGGTGACAGATCCTGTTGCTGTGGGTCCCAGGACACCATGGGGCAAGGAACCATGGCCTGGTGGCAGATGGGCTGTCGGAGCCAACTCCATGAGAGGAAGGAGCAGTGTCTTTCAGGGGCTTCGGAAGCGGGGTAGTTTCTCTCATTcaaagggaggggagagaaagctAAAGGGATTGTGAGTTGTTAGAACCAGAACTAGAACCAGAACCAGAACGAAGGGGCTACGATACCTGCTTGAAGAAAGAGTGGTTCAGGAGGGTGCTGGCACTGGGcctggagggaaaggggaggagagacCGCAGCATCACTGCCGTGCCCCCAGCTTCCCGAAATCCTGCCACTTATGCCTCAGCCTCGggtcccctctccctctccctcagctCATGGGAAGCAGTGGCCAGAGCTCCCCAGGCTGGCCTCTGACACACCCAGGAGCTGATCCCTCCTCTGTGTAGCTCCAGATTCCCCTGCAGAACCTTTGGGAGGTAAGTCCCTTCACACCCTGGCCTTACCCTCCTGAGCACCCTCTGCTCTCCCGAAGCCCAGGTCCAGGCCAGCAGGGATACCTGGCATCCGGGTTGCGCTGAAGGCACTGCTCCACAAAGTGGTGGAAGTGGGGGGAGAAGGTTCGGTGGTAGGGGTGGGAGGGTGAGTCGCCGTTGGAGGGCCGGGGGGTGCTGGTGGTCAGGCTGTCACTCAGGCCAGAGTTGGCCACTGAGCGCGAAGGGCTCATGGTCAGCTCCTCAGCGGGGATGGTGCTGGTATCCAACAGGCAGGGCACTGTGCCGTTCAGTTTCTCTAGCAGCATCTGGGGAGGACAGAACCAGGACCTGGGCTGTAGCGGGCGGGGGGGTCCCTGGAAGGCCTGAGAGTCTCTTCACAAATACACTGTTCCCAATATGCAAATGTGATCATTTGAAGAGTGGAAAAGGTGGAAGTGCAGTAAGTCCAATTTTCCCAAAGAAACGCTGGTCACTGGCGTGGCAGCTCCGCCCTAGCCAGGCCAACGTGAAAGGAGAGGGGTTGCACAAAAGTACCCGCTTTCGCCATGGCTGGAAAGCAGGGCTCACAGTTTCCGCTCTCCCTTTACAAGGCATCAAATTCCTTTTACTGTAGAGTCTTCACCCTAGAGGGAAGGAGCAGTCAGATGAACCTGCTTTGAAGCCCAGCTGTCTGCCATGCCCAGGTGGATCCGATGAGGTCTGAGAGGCAGTCCCTGCAGTGCCACAGCCTGGGCTGTCTCTGCAGCAGGCCACACGGGAGCAAGATGCCCAAGgggaggccaggctgggtggcTGTTCCAAAGTACCCCAACTCAACACATATAAAACCAGCCCCACCTGGGACTGCTGTCCTCGTGGAAGTCCTCATGACCGCATAAGCTGtccaagccagaaacctggaaATTGCTCTAGAGCTGCATTAACGTGATAGCCACTAGCCACTTGTGGCTATTTCGATTTAAATGAGGTTTAAAATTCAGTCCCACAGTCTCACTGGTCACCTTCTAAATGCTCGACAGCCACACAGTCTCATGGCTCCCACGCTGGACAGTGCAGCCACAGAAGCCCTCCTTCGCTGCAGCAAATTCTAGTGGATGGTGCTGCTTCTAGGCCTGGACTTCTTGTTCCTCCTCAGTCACCTTTTCTTTCCTGAGCATCCTCTGTCACTGAATTATTTTACTGAGATCTCCTAGATTCCTCACATAGACTTCCATACCCGCCTAACTGAGCTACGGATCTAATCCATCTGCCGGGGTGGTCTTTGTAAATGAGCTATCTTATGCTGTCACTCCTGTGCTTAGAATCCTCAGCACTGCTCCACAGGCTTTAGGACAGGAACCAGTGCTCTAAAGTGGCATCAAAGCCCTTCACAATGTACCCTTGCTTCCTTCTGCGCCTGTCACCTGGCAGCCCCCAAGAAGCACTGCACCTTGGCCATTTATACCATTTACACCTCCTTGCTGTTCTCCAGATCTGTTTTTTCTAGACTGGGTCTCTGCACATGCTGCTG contains the following coding sequences:
- the LOC107969051 gene encoding collagen alpha-1(I) chain-like, with protein sequence MARWRWKPRVETRHPLGSARGRAGVPSGTVPRKNKVSGSGGAGGSRAAPVCVPRAGTPLGDSSLCAPGESGSQTRRDPTGGPHPTPLGASPGSGAGRSPSPRGSHQARPGPRGGIGLRGRTGTRRARARAAAAASGPRATAAATALSLHRPRRPPPRARPLAPPRPEPPPGPRRRRRPPSALCLPLAAVPAFVCPPPRLRSAPRASRSQASGTGRAVCPSRRRPGVGKQRWQGQDGRAALRILLGGDGFRLRRLRRLRSRDTGRSRPGSGITGRGLGHSLPRFPPGGLARRRRRPHPRPELWGLRDPAGATPEPGPGSLGRPSPPAARGRPAPLRPTRLAAASGHAVSRPGREAAGRSLHEGPAAPPALGASATLRRAGEAGMRGSRSTRPPRLHVLKRFWGGILWAATGAPSPTSAPHFSRGSRGPESLGRRAAPSLQPHSRPEAQQARDGHSLWSGGEAGAFPGTRDCVAWLEIRLEAAPGSTALSPAPSHTVAGIALAAHALVREQNSSRPTPGRGAGRLQLPQRPAVSQAGGLHGPAPRLLSSLLFSLEEDLRFVCTVGRLSSGERQTL